ATACCGTTTAAACTTTGTATGAGACCAAAACAGACACTTGTAGACGGTTGAGACCAGtctttaattgatatatatatatatatatccaatgaGTATTCTAACACCTAGGACACAATTAGATTGGTTAAAATTGGGTCACGTGGTGATCCCCTATGATATTATACGGAGGTAGTGGCAGGATGGCGATACAAATATTATCCtgttaatacattgtatattaatgCTACTTTTAGTGTAGGTTATGTCATATTGAcaaatgattgaaatatttctCATATAATTTCTTCGGTGAAAGATGGTGAAACGCCAACGTTAGGATGTCATTGGAATGGGGACTTTATCAATGTCATGTCGCATCTGACCAAGAACTGTGAAACATGCTACTGTAACGAGGGAGGTGCTTTGAGCTGCTGTGTGTAAGTGTATTATTTTAAATCGATTAAATcgacattttgatatttaaaaaaaaaaaatctatcaaaTGATTAATGGGTATTGAACAACGGGCTATGCCGATACAAGCCCTATCCAAATCGACATTTTATCCCATTATTGCTTTACCTAATGGAAACGAAATGATAGTAAATCCCCCTCCCCTCCAaaatgaaacacttataattcATATGTTGTTTACTATTTGATACAATTTATCTCACAAGATTTGTTTCAATTATTATCAAATCCATATGTTAATattatttgtaaatgtttatatttatttcgcTGTAGTAACGGAgtacatgttgtacatgtgCCTGAAGACTGTAAAATAGTGAAAGCAGAAGATGGCTGTGGCGACAGGGCCGTGAAAGTGGAAAACGAAAACGAGGATTGTACCCATGACATTGCTGCCATAAGTCGGAGAGACGTAGAGTAAATGTATGATTATATGTTAATAAAATTCATGAATGAATTTCAAATGAATGCTGTTTTTGTGTTATATCTTTTAAATGTAGCATGACGAgtttatgttattatatatctacatatattaCGTTAAAACCTGAGAACACCGCGAAGGTATGTCGCCGCCGCGAAATAGACTTTGAAAGTTAGAGAGCGAAGTCAATCTACGCGAAAATTAATTTGTTGACAGTATTCGAAAAAGGAAAAGCAGCTTAATGTAAATTTCCTAATGAGATACGCTGTTTAGTATTTATCTGAGAAGAATTTAACTCATTATATGAAATGCATCAATGTCAAATAAGTATTATCTCCATGTGGTGAATCGACAGcctatttttaattttatttggaTGACGTGGGTTCCTAACTATGACGTCAAATAAGTTTCATCGTCACATCAATattggaaataattaaaatgaaattctaGTTAGATTGTATGCTTAAAATGGACCTTTGATGACTTTCAGAACCGTTGTACTTAAAAGCTATCACTGTATTTGTCCACAGAAATTGATGCTCGAATTAATTGCACTATAAGCGTGGTTTAGATGCATTAATCTACTAAATGCTAGTTTAGAATTATTTCCTAGAAAAGAAGGATGTGTATTAAAActacagagaataccgacatacaaaAATAACCGCTATTTTATCTAAGATGCACAAATGAGGACAACATACGAACAACGTATAGATTGGATGGTACACTCGGGAAAAGTAGAAGGAGGCCAGATGTCTCGGTCATGACGACTccaaccatacaaatctaggtcacgacgactcccaccatacaaatctaggtcacgacgactccgaccataaaaatctaggtcacgacgaatCCAACCattacaaatctaggtcacgacgactcccactatacaaatctaggtcacgacgacattcGCCAAAAAAATCTTGGTTACGACAACATCCgccaaacaaatctaggtcacgacgacaccaaccatacaaatctaggtcacgactacacccaccatacaaatctaggtcacgacgacatccgccaaacaaatctaggtcacgacgacaccaaccatacaaatctaggtcacgactacacccaccatacaaatctaggtcacgacgacatccgccatacgAATTTGGGTCACTatgacacctgccatacaaacctaggtcaaatccgggtaaCGTCGCaatctaaaaattaaaaaaatcgcACAAGTATAATATTTCACAATGAGgattaaatttgttaaaaacttAATGTTATACTTTATTTCCTCTGAATTTTTCCTTCTTGAATCCTTtgcataaaattatatttccttATTGATTTTGGTAAGTATTTACCAATTGGCAAAAATTGGTCATAGTTTGTAGGTCTGTAATCTATCAAACTACGAGTCAAGCGTGTTGAATTCACATAACGATTTCATTATCTCGGATCTGTTCGTACTATCATTAACACATTTCTCACGCTACACTGTCGCCTGTGTTTATGTCACTACTGTGACGTCTTATCTTTCGAGTGTGTGTTACTGGGACCTTTTATAGGACACGATAGCTCAATAAGGATGGTTAAAATAGGTAGCATTGTGATTACCATAGTAATTCAAGGTATGCTTTTTATCCTTTTTATCTCTCAATGTCGGTTTGATAATATCTATCTCCCTCGGTGTTAGTGTGATAATATCTTTTTCTATCTAGCTGTCTGTTTGATATGTTTTTCTCTCTCGCTCTCAGTGTGATAATATGTTTTTCTGTCGCTGTCAATATGACGATATCTTTTTCTATCTAGCTGTCAGTGTGATAATATTTTTCCCCCCTTTTCGCTATCAGTGtgataatatcttttttttcaatctaGCTGTCAGCATGATAATatcttttttctctctctcacTGTCAGTGTGTCTTGGAAGTGTGGGGCTGAATGGAAGCGTTGTCATATACTACCCACAATTTGCCTATTTTCTTTTTACCTATTGTTCTTTCTGTATACgaattttgttataatattgttttctttcttgGTATTCtagtgttttgtgtatatcGTCTGCTCTTTGTATAAGGATATGCTataaacatttgcatatttttgttttgcttttgtttgttttttgtatacaagaatattttatatatcttagGGGACATTTCATAGACAATTTAATCGCTTTAATCATTGCATTATATTTTCCTCGCTTTTTCTAtgcttatttttttcttatttgcaACTCTTTTACACCATTTCTCTTATAATCCAAACTGTTGCGGAAAACTCCgaacaaaacaaaagcaaaaaaaaaaaaaaaaaaaaagatttaccATTTCTTGGAAACACCGACGGAGGTTtatcaatatcttgtaaaatCGTAAATTTTCTTGGAACGTTATTGTTCACAATACTTTTTGTGTTTTCTGTTGCATAATTCGCACGGTAAGCCTTTTAAGGAGGAAAATAGCTTTGAAATGCATATctaaaaattgttatttttgttttgatgtcttcTTCTCTGTTAAGTTTTTCTGTCGCTTCCATTAATTTTTTATCTGTCGTGTTCTTTTCTATGTgtcaaaaaccccaaaaccccccccccaaaataaatttttttttttttgtggaaaaaatctttttcttcCATGTCaggtataattttttttcctttttttcatgTGATAAATCTTTTTCTTTTCCCCGTCAGTGtaattctttttttctttcctgtCCGTATTTTTGaggttttttcccctttcttcTTCCCCCtttccttttttctttcttccttttttttgtataaattttttcCTCTTACTGTTGTGTAAAATTTTTTCTCTTAGTGtattaaaattcttttttttctttgtgttttaaagatttttttcttctttttcttcccCTTTCGTTTCCTTCCTTTTTCCTTTcccttgttattttttttcttcttttatttttaaaacttttctttCACTTGAATCCCACCCCaccccaaaaaatttttccttttcctttgaaaaaacctttttttattcgtaatgtttttttcttccCATTTATTGTcctatttttttcttctttcccCTCCTTAGAAAatctttttttcccttctttaaaaaatttttttttatgtctttttaaaatttttgttttttttcccgagttgggaaaaatttttttttcattctgtgCTGGAATGGGGTTTAGGAAACTTTTCTTTTCCCCCAAATTTGGGCccttttttgtttaaatattttttctatacatttttttaaatatttgtttttcccGGACTaggttttttaaatttcccccttttatttttctaaaaattttaaatttttttttgttttaagtttttttttgtataaaatattttaaaaatttaggggctttttaatttttaccttTATcctttcccccttttttttggattttttcttATTTGCAACTCTTTGACATCATTTCTCTTATAATCCAAACTGTTGCGGAAAACTccgaacaaaaaaaaaaaaaagacaacaacaaTTTACCATTTCTTGGCAACACCGACGGCGGTtattcaatatcttgtaaaatCGTAGATTTTCTGTTGCATAATTCGCACAGTAAGCCTTTTAAGGAGGAAAATAGCTTGGAAATGCATATCtaaaatttgttattattgtttgaATGTCTTCTGCTCTAGATCTGTTAAATCCTTTTGATGGTTTTGTAATTCCGTTGTAGGTGTGCTGGGAGATATATCTCGGTGTCATCCTGGCTGGATTTACTACAATGATGCATGCTATTTCTTATCAAGAGATACAGAGACTTGGGTGGAGGCCTTTGTAAGTGATCCAAATCACAAATTACAATATTAACATTATATCaggaaaaatatcatttaaagaaACTATTAAGAATAAGCGGAAAGTAAAAAAGGGTATAGTGAATCCTTCCCcaatatatacactttgtatacTATCCTATTTATAGTTATCAGTGATAAAAAGTTTACCTGCGTGATATTTGTACTTAAGTTCTCATAATAAGATTGTGTTTGCAATGCCTTTTAGTCAAgtgtatttgttttactgaatcgttttacaaaacaaatcaagCTTATGTAGAAAATGCTTTTCAGTTGCACATCTGCAACACACGGATATTTGCTTAATCGGTAGGTGAACTTGTCACTCTATTGTAATGCCAATAATAGAAATGACAATGTGTGTATATCTCACGGTGACATACGTGATACCAATTGTTATTTCCTCTGCTTTATTACTATAGTCCTACTGTGAAATTTACGACAGCCAGCTGGTGTCGATAATAGACGAAGACGAAAACAATTTCTTGAAGACAGAATTGCGCAAGCGCCATGCGGCAGGTACGATAACAAACATACACCTATCTGCTTCCATATGAAGAATGAAAAGTAATGAAGTATTAAACTTTTGTAAACACCATATATCCATTGAAAATATGTGTTTGATACAAGCATTACAAGCAAAATCCGCTTATGAACACACCAAATGCAACATCTGGATTCACTTTTTCTTCGTGCTTAGATTCTGATTGGAACGTCTGCTATTTCACTTCTGGAACTGACGGACCTGTAGAAGGCCATTGGGAATGGACACCTTCTGGCGATCCGTTAACATATACAAACTGGGGCCCAAAGGAGCCAAGTAATGGGGGCGGCATGGAGAACTGCCTTTGTTTGTATAAGGCGCACGACTTCTCATGGAATGACCGCAATTGCCACAACCAAGatcattttatttgtaaaacacGGTAAGACAACTTTCCTTACACACTTTATAGAGaatatacaaaatgtcaaaCGTTAATATTCAAGCATTTAATTATACTCAATTGTTTTTGATCTTACCGAATGACTCCTATTTCGGTGGTGGCTGTATTGTTAATTATATTTAGTGGGGAAAATTTTGACGAAATCTCGATCCATCCCAAGAAGGGCAGGGTAAGACTATAGGATAGTAATTGTATTATTCGGAATGAAATTCACACTAGGATACGTAAATATGACCCAGCAGAGTAGATGTGcgttatacagtaatataacaccaacttttattttgttacattgggtgatacaatacaatacaatacattttatatggTAACGATCCAAACCCTTATTTGGTTacctattctgacaattaaTCCATATAAGGAAATCGGCCAATGCGATTTGTTTAATGATTCTTACAAATAAACACATATATCTGTACGTCCTGCAATCTTTGTTGTAGGGCAACATTCAGTTCCGAATTGATTGGATGAAATCGAAGCTTTGTTGAACTCAAAATGCGATTCGCCCATTGTAATGTATGTGACTTTTACTTTCGCAATTAAAAAAAGCCTCTTGCATGTCCCAAATTCCAAACGTTCGAACAAATATTTTCGGTTTGATAAACAGAGCTTGATATGATTATTTTCACAATAGAATATGTAGTTATGGTTTTCATTTAGTTCATATCTAATTTAAGGTTGTGGATGTGGATGAATCATTTGATCAGATGTCCTTTTGgcaaaaaaacttattttaaaacAAGATTTCTATCAATTATTAAATATATGACATTATTTTAAATCGTAATGACATAAATTCAATTAATATTCACTTTGAACAAAGTGAGCCTTTATAAACGATATCGAAAGGGCATATCTTTTAATGCTTTTTTGACGTATGCAAATAACATTCCACATTGTTAATCTATCTTGAATCTTATACAACGTAAGTTTTAATGGCTGTGGACGAAATGTATTAATATTCGCTAAAGAATTAAAACACTTGACACAATCATAGTATGCAtcttttattgaaaaatataaacatgtaaatataatattattccCCTTTCTTAATctacataaaatataacatcttATCCAAAATATTAAAACCTCAAAATAAAACCACCATACAAACCTTGCATAACCAAGcaattgtaatataacattaaataacattatataatgattacAGCTTCATAGATAGCTACAAATGATAGAATTTTATTTCGTTTGCCCAGCAAactaataaaattcaaaatgctGAATGACACTTGAAAACAATGAGGAAAAAATGTACAACCATGTTACACTGGTGTACTAAGATGTGTATAATTAGAAACTAGCGTATTGGCACATTGTCATTTAAGAAAACAATAAATTGCTCTTCACCATGGGCAGTATATTGCTTCTTGCATTATCGTAGGTAGTGTTTTATATTCTATTGAAATCATATTGAATCAATGTTCATATTATGCAACTGTAAATTTATAGTTTCACGTTAATAAGtgacaaaaaatatttatgacGCTACGAACaacttaaaatgtaaatatgccGTGAATTTGAATCAGAGGGACTTTGGTGTAAAGTTCCCTTCACTTTTCTCATACTGaatgtatttctattttaaaacGAGGCACTAGATGTAAgaaaatataaatgacataaCTGGAACATGTTTGAGATCAGTTCGAGCACCTCataatcattttttattttttgcttaATGATTTCACGAAAATAGCTTTCAAGATGCTACAGCGCACTGCTTCTcacaaaaatagaaatatatcttagaAAGGCCAACAAATATAAAACCTCAATCACCAAACAAAGTGAAACAAGTGAAATTTCTTCCGGGTGCATTTACAATCGATTGTAATTTCATAggaatgatatttaatataagCTCATATCTTTTAAAGGTGGTAACAACGTAAAGTTTGCAACTTTTTGTGttgtataaacatatacaaCAGTCTTTTTTCCATTTTAGTATCTCATAAGTTTTGTCGGCGCTGAGCATCTTGAATTCGATGTTTTCTCGTCATATTTTTATTAGGACGTCATAAGTGCTTTGAAGCCAAATATCACGATCTTAATGATATGGTATGTACAATGAAACCGGAGTCTATTAAATATTTTCCCACGAATATTTGCGAGACAAAAATACAGTAATGGATTATTGTAATTACTGATGAATGCAATACTATTATTACCATTGTGACATTGATTGAGCAAAAGTCATTCCCTCATAAATCACATAAGCAATCGTCTATCTATTTTCTTAACTGCTGAATTTTTACAGAGCTCGTCAGATGAACAGAATTACTaataatgttatcattgaatATTCTGGTACgtaaatataagttatataaagtTACTATGGCTAAGTATATGGAATCAAAAATCGTGAATAAGCTATTTACTTGTGTATTCCtgtaatttgtttaaaatcatcTTCATCTTCTCTTAGTTATCGTTTTCAATAACAATCGTAAATAGGTAGGTTGGTCTTGAACCGATgaatttagataaataaaaaaatgttgtaaCTCTTTTTATTAGGACATATAATTTACAAGTTCATTGAATAAAGACATTACGATATTATGCATTTAAACACTAAATGATATTAATGGATACTTTTTTCATAGATTTAGCATATTATTTCTAAGGCGATACGTTACATGTTAATCATCTGCTTAGCATCCCGAAACTCATTGATGAGAAtgcattatatgtacataaatatttgtatagtTCATTAAACACATAGTCATTTTTTCGAAAATTCCTGATTGACTTTAAAACAACCGCGACGTAAGAAAGGGAAGGCCAAATGATATATACTGAGTTGGCTTTAGGATGAACCAGATCGAATTAACGACAGACTATTAAAACATATAGTTTATCTGCATAAAAATAATCACCAGGATCAAAtattattaatgataaaaaacaaaaattccaTCATCATTTTGACAAAggaatgttatacatatattttacgaATGTGTtagttttcaaaaatgaatgCCGTATTAATAAAAATGCATTTGAGAGCatcttaaaatgaaatacataataatGCTTTGGTTTTGTTGCACTCATTATTAAAAGTTTCTGCATTTTTATATCATATTGGAATGTCTTGTCTTGTCGTTAAAATAAACGCCAGTTCCATCGCGTCGGCGATCGTAGAATCGTCTCCTTTTGGTTTGCGTCAACGTTCAGATTATTCCCCGTTGTCCTGGAAACAGAAAATTCGGTATTAAGTcatattgaatatataaatgtagTTTTGTTCCGCATACATCaccaacatatttttttaaatcaataatatCAGAAGCTACTAAGATATCAATTGAAATACTTCAACAAATGATCCATCAAGTTTCTATATATTTGCTAACGTAAAATGCATTTCAACGACGCACTTTTGTATCATTGATCATtctactgtaaacgtggaaatttacgcgaggggtGAATTTTCGCTAATTATgcggagtccttttgatcgTGAACATTCCCCCTACTCGTATTATCTTGATATCAATTTGCCTTTTCTCGAACTAACGAAGGTGGATAGACCGCAAAAATTACGCCCACGCGTATAGATTATATATtaaaatcgcgaaattaaccccccacgaaaataaccacgtttacagtattgtaaatGTATGATTACGTTATGGCCACAAGTTATTATCATTTATGTGGAATTGTGACAAATGCCTGTAGCTGTCCATCATATTTAAAAGTCTTCGTGCGCgtgtatgtagtgtatattTGGCTGCAAAAGGTGACGAACGGTATAATGATAAAGTCAATTGTAGAAGTGTTTATTTACCTCATAAATAGGATTTGGACTTCGTAGTCGAGTTGGCCTGGGAATACGGAACTGGAATTGAACAAAAGAACGATATTACAGCAAGTCTTATCATCTAGAGTCTCGCGACAGGCTTTTGAAATCTGAATGTAATAACTACATATTGCACAAGAAAACGAGTTCGACTTTGAAAAtgtattgctattttttttttttacacatctCCTCTTCTAATAAACacaatatcaaatacaaaaatcaGCTCAAAGATTCACTTTTGAGATTAACATGTCTTTCCGGGGTCAGGCAGTACAAAAAGTTCGTGCACATAGCCCAAAAGGTACCTATCGTACAATAAAAATGAGTCCCAAtgatcatttatatttttacagGATTACTTGATCACAAACgaattttaaacaataataataacaataagaATACATATTCCCATTGAAAAGAGAGACAGGAGTACATATAAGATAATAAAGTAAATCAACAGAAATACAAAAATGGCATAAAATAAATTTCGTTTATATAATAAGTACTGACCTCTTCTTTCGGGGACAAAGGCCAAATAAATTCCCACGAGAAATTTGAGTAGGGACGAGTTGGTGATTCATCACGCGGCGGTTCTGCCTCGTCCACTAGAATGCATGTAAGCGAAGCAAatgtgatatgtatatacaaattcGACCTACCGACTACTAATAATTTGCCCAGCATGTGTCATATTTTAGATGTAATAAGTCATATCTAAAATAACGCTAATTAGATGAAATGTACACATCTCACCTGTTAAAAATGCATTTCTAACGTTGTTATACTAGTCAGACTAATGAAAACAAGTGAATATTTTCAACTCAGAAAGTTCAAACATGCGTTATAGGCATTGTCCATTATATAAACGAATactgatgtcatttttttaacTACCAACAACGCAATGTATTTTGCCGTCCGTTACACTATTCGTGTGCATAGCCCGTTTCTGTATTTGATCTCTTTGCTTAAATGCATTTCATAAATCTGATATATGCGGACACAGCATTCGTTCACAAACAATTGGAGTATTATGCAGAACTAAAGGAATGGCATTTGCTATCGTGTATTTCATGTTTACATCATTAGCAAATAGCAACTAAATTATTTTTAGTCAGTAACTAACTTTACTTGACAGGTAGGAAACATATGGtcattgataatgttaacaatttACCTGAATTGAAGTCATCCTCTCCGTGATCTGAGGTAGCATTTGAGCTCCAGCCCGGGGCGTCTTCCTCCACGTGTCCTAGGTAGAATGGGTCACGATGGGGTGCGAAGTCAAACATCGGTTTGATGGAATGTCGGGAGAACTTAGAACTTACTTCATCTGAGTCACTGAAAAATGGAAAGAAATATTGagtatatcatattgatattcatTTAACATTAAAAGTGTCTTCTTATCGATGTTATATGATGGCTAGATATATTGAaagtttttttgttcttttttattcAGAATTTTCCTActcatatacatgatatatggTGATAACAACATGTCTACGTATTATGACAAAGGAAAAATATAATCATTTACCTGGCTTGAAAGAAATCTTAGTTATTAGACTATTGAGGTAACTTTGCATAAAGGAGACAACGCCTTCTCTAGAATGCCATTTTTTTAATACATCAACACTAGAAAGCTCACCAGGTGCCTTCGCTGTTACCATGTGATCCATCAATACCCTATTTTACCAAAGCacaagtttttgtttgtttttctgttcACACTCTATGCACTCTTAAAACATTCATGTAATAATCGGACATGTGGTTtgttactagaatgattgtttTCATATGTTTTGATCATTTCAATTATGTATTTACTTAGATATTCATACCCGAAGTATAGATTAGATAGAATTTATTGTCGACAAAGTATTAACTGACTGAGATCAGATTTGATTGGTTCCCCTACAGTAGGTATTTCCCTACCTTCCTCTTCGTGATCTATCGATAGTTAGTTCTGATAGCTGCCGATGCCTTCGTCTTTTTTTGCGCCACATGAACACGAGCCAGAGACAGCAACAGCACGTGCAGAGCAGTAACAATGATACCCCTACTCCGAGGCCCATGATAATCCCGAAGTTATCTGAAAAAGTCGTTGATATATAGATCAGTATTTGATTTGAGAGTATAGCTGTTCTGATACCATATATTGGaacaaaacatcaaatatgtttatatctgAAATACACGATGCCAAAAATGCGATACATTGTCATAAAAAAtccaataaaacaaataaagacaAAGACATTAGACGAACAGATAGCGTAAGAATGTTTGATGCTGGGTAAGCTGGCTCCCAAGGATTAAAACAACTTGTTTTTGCCTTCTCTAACTAAAGACAATTCTAATTTTGTGCCGCTCctaaatatttgattattaatCTTAATGCTCAATGCTACTTCTTTTACTTCACAAACTAATGATAACAGCCGCGAACAACTGACTGGTATTTCATTATAGATTCAAAAAATGTAACACTCACCTATTTGCTGTGGTGGTCTACAAcacgaaaaagaaaaagaaaatgttatacATTGATCAAATCCGAATGACGTATGAACTCATAACAACTATACTATTCTAACGAcgtatataactgtatatcattatgtatgtGTTTAACCATACCTCCAAGTATATGCAAACTGTTTAGTATTgcatatgtaatatttcatctTTCAGTATTTAAACACATGATCGGGGCCCATATTCATGAAATCGTACTCATGCTCAAAGAACCATGTTATACTAAGACTaaagactaaaaaaaaaaaaaaaaaaaaacgattcGGAGGAATTTTGGAAAGACATCAAGtgagattttattttaataaatttcaaGATTTTCTATAATTTTATTAGGCCGAACATTATGTTTGTATGTAGATTTCATATTTGAGCACGGGAATGGCTTCATGAATAAAGACCTTGTGATATGTTGACGAGTGAGTAATAAAATTGGAAATTAAGTATAAAGTCATGATTGCGGAGTAAACAAATGGTTCAATATCGCAATAAGATGTGTATCCTATGTCTACCGTGATTGGCCTATTGACGAATAGTTTACTGTGAACGACTCAGTGTCATCTATATGATATCGTAATAGGAATCCCAGTGGACTGGGATATTAGTAACAAGTGACTACTTACCCGCACGAATAGAGTCCATCAGCGTAGACACATACGTCTCCCTCCGTGCAAGGCTCGACAGCGTCCAATATATCACACCCATTGACGCCCGCCTTTgtgtaattacctgtatatatgcaTAAAGGAACATATCTTAatgaatttattgttttatgCTTTGGAGCAAACGTTTTAAAAGTGGTTAAAAGTCAGTCACTTATAGTTTAAGTTTTGTTCTTATCTTTATTTTCCCACATTAATAGCCCTGGTTGCAGGgtaatatatagaggttacacaatgagtggttgttagatatggaatttatttcacacgagtaagttattttttaaaagttgccaAAAACACTCGctttgttggatatggaatttatttcacacgagtaagttatttctgaaaagttacaaaagacacgagatttagcgagtgttttatgcaacttttaaaaaataacttactagtgtgaaataaattccatatctaacaatttcgagtcgtgtgacctgtttctaccacaataatatcggcttgaatcaaagggaaacttggccaagtataatttcgcgtatgcaaataaagtgtaccggtgacgtcattagattattgatgacgtcaataacaattgcagcttgggtcaaagttcaccgtgttagccaatcaaaatgcgtacatagtttataccacgtgtggtacaaacagattgttaataaacagctgtaatgattaactgatggtctgagagttgaataacacagggtattgtggtagaaaaaaaaattattaaccCAATGATAGCATATTTCACGAGGGTTTTCGCCGAGGGAAATATGACATAAGagaataaaaagataaacattTGTTGCCACATATTTCTTCTTGTCTTTGTCGTTGTATAACGTTATAGGCTATTTGGCTCAACAGTACCTAACGTACCCTATTATATTTCTTTATACAAAATTGTTATTGTTTCTTTATCTGTCGAcgttttcaatatttatatcacacTTAGTTGGAgcatattgaaataaatttacgCTGCACAAACgttttt
The window above is part of the Pecten maximus chromosome 2, xPecMax1.1, whole genome shotgun sequence genome. Proteins encoded here:
- the LOC117322054 gene encoding uncharacterized protein LOC117322054 encodes the protein MNNFLAVSVLLAIAVALCDGQCHMSLPDGETPTLGCHWNGDFINVMSHLTKNCETCYCNEGGALSCCVNGVHVVHVPEDCKIVKAEDGCGDRAVKVENENEDCTHDIAAISRRDVE
- the LOC117322060 gene encoding C-type lectin lectoxin-Lio3-like codes for the protein MVKIGSIVITIVIQGVLGDISRCHPGWIYYNDACYFLSRDTETWVEAFSYCEIYDSQLVSIIDEDENNFLKTELRKRHAADSDWNVCYFTSGTDGPVEGHWEWTPSGDPLTYTNWGPKEPSNGGGMENCLCLYKAHDFSWNDRNCHNQDHFICKTRATFSSELIG